One Peterkaempfera bronchialis DNA window includes the following coding sequences:
- a CDS encoding WhiB family transcriptional regulator — protein MADFSRLPGPNADLWDWQLSAACRGVDSSLFFHPEGERGAARSSREQAAKEVCMRCPVRAQCAAHALTVREPYGVWGGLTEDEREELQGRARHRLVEVPLIAPSAGTH, from the coding sequence ATGGCCGACTTCTCTCGCCTTCCCGGCCCCAACGCCGACCTGTGGGACTGGCAGCTCTCGGCCGCCTGCCGCGGTGTGGACAGCTCTCTGTTCTTCCACCCCGAGGGCGAGCGGGGCGCCGCCCGCTCCTCCCGGGAGCAGGCGGCGAAGGAGGTGTGCATGCGCTGTCCGGTCCGGGCGCAGTGCGCCGCACACGCGCTGACGGTCCGCGAACCGTACGGGGTGTGGGGCGGCCTCACCGAGGACGAACGCGAGGAGCTCCAGGGGCGGGCCCGGCACCGTCTGGTGGAGGTCCCGCTGATCGCTCCGTCGGCGGGCACGCACTGA
- a CDS encoding sigma-70 family RNA polymerase sigma factor: MGELVGRAVQGDGRATDALLAHVHPLVLRYCRARLARLPGGARHHVDDVAQDVCLAVLCALPRYRDEGRPFEAFVYGIAAHKIADLQRAAMRGPASNAVPADVLPETADQSLGPEERALLSSDAAWARELLACLPPRQRELVLLRVAAGLTAEETGEVLGMSPGAVRVAQHRALNRLRALAEETEGATGLTA, from the coding sequence GTGGGCGAGCTGGTCGGCCGCGCCGTCCAGGGTGACGGCCGTGCCACCGATGCGCTGCTGGCCCATGTCCACCCGCTGGTGCTGCGCTACTGCCGGGCCCGGCTGGCCCGGCTGCCCGGCGGGGCCCGCCACCATGTGGACGACGTGGCGCAGGACGTCTGCCTGGCGGTGCTCTGTGCGCTGCCGCGCTACCGGGACGAGGGCCGCCCCTTCGAGGCGTTTGTGTACGGCATCGCCGCGCACAAGATCGCGGACTTGCAGCGGGCCGCCATGCGCGGCCCCGCCTCCAACGCCGTGCCGGCCGACGTGCTGCCGGAGACGGCCGACCAGTCGCTCGGCCCGGAGGAGCGGGCGCTGCTCTCCAGCGATGCCGCCTGGGCCCGCGAACTGCTCGCCTGCCTGCCGCCGCGCCAGCGCGAACTGGTGCTGCTGCGGGTGGCCGCCGGACTGACCGCCGAGGAGACCGGCGAGGTGCTGGGGATGTCCCCGGGCGCCGTACGGGTCGCCCAGCACCGGGCGCTCAACCGGCTGCGGGCGCTGGCCGAGGAGACCGAGGGCGCCACCGGCCTCACCGCCTGA
- a CDS encoding THUMP-like domain-containing protein, which translates to MEIESFRGLLTDEGQGLLARLREYNPGEELALATRLRRDHPAELVSAALGQARLRQRARAKFGGEADRMYFTPDGVEQATRTAVAEWRARRFAELGVARLADLCCGVGGDAVALARAGISVLAVDRSPLACAVAEANARALGLAELIEVRCADVAEVDLAGFDAVFTDPARRGARGRIFDPEAYSPPLSWAVAAGRRSRYAALKIAPGVPHEAVPEDAEAEWVSDGGDVKEAVLWFGTEAAQPHRATLLPGGHTLTGGRLADPPAGPVRRHLYEPDGAVIRAHLVAEVAELVGGTLIDPTIAYLTSDALVRTPYATAYEITDTLPFNVKRLRALLRQRGVGTVVVKKRGSAVEPEELRRKLKPEGPHSCTVFLTRVAGAPTMLLGHPV; encoded by the coding sequence GTGGAGATCGAATCGTTTCGGGGGCTGCTGACCGACGAGGGGCAGGGGCTGCTGGCCCGGCTGCGGGAGTACAACCCCGGGGAGGAGCTGGCGCTGGCCACCCGGCTGCGCCGGGACCATCCGGCGGAGCTGGTGTCGGCCGCCCTCGGCCAGGCCCGGCTGCGGCAGCGGGCGCGGGCCAAGTTCGGCGGTGAGGCGGACCGGATGTACTTCACCCCGGACGGGGTGGAGCAGGCCACCCGGACGGCGGTCGCCGAGTGGCGGGCCCGCCGCTTCGCGGAGCTGGGCGTGGCCCGGCTGGCCGACCTCTGCTGCGGGGTCGGCGGCGACGCGGTGGCGCTGGCCCGCGCCGGGATCTCGGTGCTGGCGGTGGACCGGTCGCCGCTGGCCTGCGCCGTGGCCGAGGCCAATGCGCGGGCGCTGGGGCTGGCCGAACTGATCGAGGTCCGCTGCGCGGATGTGGCCGAGGTCGACCTGGCGGGCTTCGACGCGGTCTTCACCGACCCGGCACGCCGGGGGGCGCGTGGGCGGATCTTCGACCCGGAGGCGTACTCACCGCCGCTCTCCTGGGCCGTCGCCGCAGGTCGGCGCAGCCGCTACGCCGCGTTGAAGATCGCGCCAGGGGTGCCGCACGAGGCGGTGCCGGAGGACGCCGAGGCCGAGTGGGTCTCCGACGGCGGGGACGTCAAGGAGGCGGTGCTCTGGTTCGGTACGGAGGCCGCTCAGCCGCACCGGGCCACCCTGCTGCCCGGCGGGCACACCCTCACCGGGGGCCGACTGGCCGATCCCCCCGCCGGGCCGGTCCGCCGCCACCTCTATGAGCCGGACGGCGCGGTGATCCGGGCCCATCTGGTGGCCGAGGTCGCCGAACTGGTCGGCGGCACCCTGATCGACCCGACCATCGCCTATCTGACCTCCGACGCCCTGGTCCGCACCCCGTATGCCACCGCCTACGAGATCACGGACACGCTGCCGTTCAACGTCAAGCGGCTGCGGGCGCTGCTGCGCCAGCGCGGGGTCGGGACCGTGGTGGTCAAGAAGCGCGGCTCCGCCGTGGAGCCGGAGGAACTGCGCCGCAAGCTCAAGCCCGAGGGCCCCCACTCCTGCACCGTCTTCCTCACCCGGGTGGCGGGGGCACCGACGATGCTGCTGGGGCACCCGGTCTGA
- a CDS encoding polysaccharide deacetylase family protein, translated as MHGSSRTATGRMAGAAVLAAALTACATGAPGRAAPTGGGPAPSASPTTAGTPARPDADAQRQAAYWRAWHLTPLKPAPKPPAVPPVKLGGPGPIPVVSRIPTRDRVVFLTIDDGAEKDPRFVRMMRELKVPVTMFLTDAAIRPDYGYFTPLQRLGNTIQNHTLTHPDLPTLGAEAQRAEICGQQQKLAKEYGTAPTLFRPPYGNYNAATLEAAKSCGIRAVVLWKESMQITDMQYQTADRKLRPGDIVLAHFRGPAELKNHTMTEMFGSLLHRIQQQGFSVGRLDDYLGPPH; from the coding sequence ATGCACGGCAGCAGCAGAACGGCCACCGGGCGGATGGCGGGCGCCGCAGTGCTGGCGGCGGCGCTGACCGCCTGCGCCACCGGAGCCCCGGGCCGCGCAGCGCCCACCGGCGGCGGCCCGGCACCCTCGGCCTCGCCCACCACGGCGGGTACGCCCGCCCGGCCCGACGCGGACGCCCAACGGCAGGCGGCGTACTGGCGGGCCTGGCACCTCACCCCGCTGAAGCCCGCCCCGAAGCCGCCCGCCGTGCCCCCGGTGAAGCTGGGCGGCCCCGGCCCGATCCCGGTCGTCAGCCGAATACCCACCCGGGACCGGGTGGTCTTCCTCACCATCGACGACGGCGCCGAGAAGGACCCCCGGTTCGTCCGCATGATGCGCGAGCTGAAGGTGCCGGTCACCATGTTCCTCACCGACGCCGCCATCCGCCCCGACTACGGCTACTTCACCCCGCTCCAGCGGCTCGGCAACACCATCCAGAACCACACCCTCACCCACCCCGACCTGCCCACCCTCGGCGCCGAGGCGCAGCGGGCCGAGATCTGCGGTCAGCAGCAGAAGCTCGCCAAGGAGTACGGCACGGCGCCGACGCTCTTCCGGCCGCCGTACGGGAACTACAACGCGGCGACGCTGGAGGCCGCCAAGTCGTGCGGGATCCGGGCGGTGGTGCTCTGGAAGGAGTCCATGCAGATCACCGACATGCAGTACCAGACCGCCGACCGGAAGCTGCGCCCCGGCGACATCGTGCTGGCCCACTTCCGAGGCCCGGCCGAGCTCAAGAACCACACCATGACCGAGATGTTCGGCAGTCTGCTCCACCGCATCCAGCAGCAGGGCTTCAGCGTCGGCCGGCTGGACGACTATCTGGGGCCTCCGCACTGA
- the groL gene encoding chaperonin GroEL (60 kDa chaperone family; promotes refolding of misfolded polypeptides especially under stressful conditions; forms two stacked rings of heptamers to form a barrel-shaped 14mer; ends can be capped by GroES; misfolded proteins enter the barrel where they are refolded when GroES binds), which produces MAKILQFDEDARRSLERGVNKLADTVKVTIGPKGRNVVIDKKFGAPTITNDGVTIAREVELDDPYENLGAQLVKEVATKTNDVAGDGTTTATVLAQALVNEGLRNVVAGAGPAGLKKGIDAAVAAVSEHLLTIAREIEGKDDIAAVAALSAQDPQVGELIAEAMDKVGKDGVITVEESNTFGLELDFTEGMQFDKGYLSPYMVTDQERMEAVLDDPYILIHQGKISSIQDLLPLLEKILQGGASKPLLIIAEDVEGEALSTLVVNKIRGTFNAVAVKAPGFGDRRKAMLGDLATLTGATVIAEEVGLKLDQAGLDVLGSARRVTVTKDDTTVVDGAGSSEEVAGRVAQIKAEIATTDSDWDREKLQERLAKLAGGVCVIRVGAATEVELKEKKHRLEDAISATRAAVEEGIVAGGGASLVHSAKVLDGNLGLTGDEATGVAVVRRALVEPLRWIAQNAGLEGYVITSKVAELDAGQGYNAATGEYGDLVKAGVIDPVKVTRSALENAASIASLLLTTETLVVEKKEEEPAAGHSHGGHGHSH; this is translated from the coding sequence ATGGCGAAGATCCTGCAGTTCGACGAGGACGCGCGCCGCTCGCTGGAGCGCGGCGTCAACAAGCTTGCCGACACCGTGAAGGTGACGATCGGCCCCAAGGGCCGCAATGTCGTCATCGACAAGAAGTTCGGCGCCCCCACCATCACCAACGACGGCGTGACCATCGCCCGTGAGGTGGAGCTGGACGACCCGTACGAGAACCTTGGCGCGCAGCTCGTCAAGGAGGTCGCCACCAAGACCAACGACGTCGCGGGCGACGGCACCACCACCGCCACCGTGCTGGCCCAGGCCCTGGTCAACGAGGGCCTGCGGAACGTCGTGGCGGGCGCCGGCCCGGCCGGTCTGAAGAAGGGCATCGACGCCGCCGTCGCGGCCGTCTCCGAGCACCTGCTCACCATCGCCCGCGAGATCGAGGGCAAGGACGACATCGCCGCCGTGGCCGCGCTGTCCGCCCAGGACCCGCAGGTCGGCGAGCTGATCGCCGAGGCGATGGACAAGGTCGGCAAGGACGGTGTGATCACCGTCGAGGAGTCGAACACCTTCGGCCTGGAGCTGGACTTCACCGAGGGCATGCAGTTCGACAAGGGCTACCTGTCCCCGTACATGGTGACCGACCAGGAGCGTATGGAGGCCGTCCTCGACGACCCGTACATCCTGATCCACCAGGGCAAGATCTCCTCCATCCAGGACCTGCTGCCGCTGCTGGAGAAGATCCTCCAGGGTGGCGCCAGCAAGCCGCTGCTGATCATCGCCGAGGATGTCGAGGGCGAGGCCCTCTCCACCCTGGTGGTCAACAAGATCCGTGGCACCTTCAACGCCGTCGCGGTGAAGGCCCCCGGCTTCGGCGACCGCCGCAAGGCCATGCTGGGCGACCTGGCCACCCTCACCGGCGCCACCGTGATCGCCGAGGAGGTCGGCCTCAAGCTCGACCAGGCGGGCCTGGACGTGCTGGGCAGCGCCCGCCGCGTCACGGTCACCAAGGACGACACCACCGTGGTCGACGGTGCGGGCTCCTCGGAGGAGGTCGCCGGCCGGGTCGCGCAGATCAAGGCCGAGATCGCCACCACCGACTCCGACTGGGACCGCGAGAAGCTCCAGGAGCGGCTGGCCAAGCTGGCCGGCGGCGTCTGCGTCATCCGGGTCGGCGCCGCCACCGAGGTGGAGCTCAAGGAGAAGAAGCACCGCCTGGAGGACGCCATCTCGGCGACCCGCGCGGCGGTCGAGGAGGGCATCGTCGCCGGCGGCGGCGCCTCCCTGGTCCACTCCGCCAAGGTGCTCGACGGCAACCTGGGCCTGACCGGCGACGAGGCCACCGGTGTGGCGGTCGTCCGCCGCGCCCTGGTCGAGCCGCTGCGCTGGATCGCCCAGAACGCCGGGCTTGAGGGCTATGTGATCACCTCCAAGGTGGCCGAGCTCGACGCCGGGCAGGGCTACAACGCCGCCACCGGCGAGTACGGCGACCTGGTCAAGGCCGGCGTCATCGACCCGGTGAAGGTCACCCGCTCCGCCCTGGAGAACGCCGCCTCCATCGCCTCCCTGCTGCTCACCACCGAGACCCTGGTGGTGGAGAAGAAGGAGGAGGAGCCCGCCGCGGGCCACTCGCACGGCGGCCACGGCCACTCCCACTGA
- the tsaD gene encoding tRNA (adenosine(37)-N6)-threonylcarbamoyltransferase complex transferase subunit TsaD has protein sequence MSGTGSGEGRPASGTGRGDEPLVLGIETSCDETGVGIVRGTTLLADAVASSVDEHARFGGVVPEVASRAHLEAMVPTVQRALDQAGLKASDLDGIAVTAGPGLAGALLVGVSAAKAYAYALGKPLYGVNHLASHICVDQLEHGRLPEPTMALLVSGGHSSLLLTEDITSDVRPLGATIDDAAGEAFDKVARVLGLGFPGGPVVDRMAREGDPEAIRFPRGLTGPRDAEYDFSFSGLKTAVARWVEQKRRAGEQVPVADVAASFQEAVTDVLTRKAVKACRANGVDHLMIGGGVAANSRLRAMAEERCERAGIRLRVPRPGLCTDNGAMVAALGAEMVWRGRPASAIDLSADSSLPVTDVSVPDTSLPGGLSPDAHGAVHAHAHRALGGRA, from the coding sequence GTGAGCGGTACCGGCAGCGGAGAAGGGCGCCCGGCGAGCGGCACCGGCAGGGGTGACGAGCCCCTGGTGCTGGGCATCGAGACCTCCTGCGACGAGACCGGCGTCGGCATCGTCCGTGGCACCACCCTGCTGGCCGACGCGGTGGCCTCCAGCGTCGACGAGCACGCCCGGTTCGGCGGCGTCGTCCCCGAGGTCGCCAGCCGGGCGCATCTGGAGGCCATGGTCCCCACCGTGCAGCGGGCGCTGGACCAGGCGGGGCTGAAGGCGAGCGACCTGGACGGCATCGCGGTGACCGCCGGGCCGGGCCTGGCCGGAGCGCTGCTGGTCGGGGTGTCGGCGGCCAAGGCGTACGCCTATGCGCTCGGCAAGCCGCTGTACGGCGTCAACCACCTGGCCTCGCACATCTGCGTCGACCAGCTGGAGCACGGCAGACTGCCCGAGCCCACCATGGCGCTGCTGGTCTCCGGCGGGCACTCCTCGCTGCTGCTCACCGAGGACATCACCAGCGACGTCCGGCCGCTGGGCGCCACCATCGACGATGCGGCGGGCGAGGCGTTCGACAAGGTGGCCCGGGTGCTCGGTCTGGGCTTCCCCGGCGGCCCGGTGGTGGACCGGATGGCGCGGGAGGGCGATCCGGAGGCGATCCGCTTCCCGCGCGGCCTCACCGGCCCCCGGGACGCGGAGTACGACTTCTCCTTCTCCGGCCTGAAGACGGCCGTGGCCCGCTGGGTGGAGCAGAAGCGGCGGGCGGGCGAGCAGGTGCCGGTGGCGGATGTCGCCGCGTCCTTCCAGGAGGCCGTCACCGATGTGCTGACCCGCAAGGCAGTCAAGGCGTGCCGGGCCAATGGCGTCGACCATCTGATGATCGGCGGCGGGGTGGCGGCCAACTCGCGGCTGCGGGCGATGGCGGAGGAGCGCTGCGAGCGGGCCGGTATCCGGCTGCGGGTGCCCCGGCCGGGGCTCTGCACCGACAACGGGGCCATGGTGGCCGCGCTCGGCGCCGAGATGGTGTGGCGGGGGCGCCCGGCGTCGGCCATCGACCTCTCCGCCGACTCCTCCCTCCCGGTCACCGATGTCTCGGTACCCGACACATCGCTCCCGGGCGGCTTGTCGCCCGACGCCCATGGCGCCGTCCACGCCCACGCCCACCGCGCCCTGGGGGGCCGGGCATGA
- the rimI gene encoding ribosomal protein S18-alanine N-acetyltransferase produces the protein MRWWDIEPVLELERVLFPEDAWSAGMFWSELAETRHPGATRHYTVAEDGTGRIAGYAGLMAVGGEGDVQTIAVAREHWGTGLGSRLLTELVREAGRRGCADLLLEVRVDNPRAQRLYERFGFEPVGVRRNYYQPAGVDALVMRLADPARAPLPEATDDMRTRTEGAQQ, from the coding sequence ATGCGCTGGTGGGACATCGAGCCGGTGCTGGAGCTGGAGCGGGTGCTCTTCCCCGAGGACGCCTGGTCGGCGGGCATGTTCTGGTCCGAACTCGCCGAGACCCGCCACCCGGGCGCCACCCGCCACTACACGGTGGCCGAGGACGGCACCGGCCGCATCGCCGGCTACGCCGGGCTGATGGCGGTCGGCGGCGAGGGCGATGTGCAGACCATCGCGGTGGCCCGCGAGCACTGGGGTACGGGGCTCGGCTCCCGGCTGCTCACCGAGCTGGTCCGGGAGGCGGGGAGGCGGGGCTGCGCCGACCTGCTGCTGGAGGTGCGGGTCGACAATCCGCGCGCCCAGCGGCTGTACGAGCGGTTCGGCTTCGAGCCGGTCGGGGTGCGCCGCAACTACTACCAGCCCGCCGGCGTGGACGCCCTGGTGATGCGCCTGGCGGACCCGGCCCGCGCCCCGCTGCCGGAAGCGACCGACGACATGCGAACGAGGACCGAGGGAGCGCAGCAGTGA
- the groES gene encoding co-chaperone GroES translates to MTTASTKVAIKPLEDRIVVQPLDAETTTASGLVIPDTAKEKPQEGVVLAVGPGRFEDGQRLPLDVAVGDVVLYSKYGGTEVKYNGEEYLVLSARDVLAIIEK, encoded by the coding sequence GTGACGACCGCCAGCACCAAGGTTGCCATCAAGCCGCTTGAGGACCGCATTGTGGTCCAGCCGCTCGACGCCGAGACCACCACGGCCTCCGGCCTGGTCATCCCGGACACCGCCAAGGAGAAGCCCCAGGAGGGCGTCGTCCTGGCTGTGGGCCCGGGCCGCTTTGAGGACGGCCAGCGTCTCCCGCTGGACGTCGCCGTCGGTGATGTCGTGCTGTACAGCAAGTACGGCGGCACCGAGGTCAAGTACAACGGCGAGGAGTACCTCGTCCTCTCGGCTCGCGACGTCCTCGCGATCATCGAGAAGTAA
- a CDS encoding response regulator transcription factor, with amino-acid sequence MTSVLVCDDSPLAREALRRAVATVPGVDRVTTATNGEEVLRRWVADRSDLVLMDVRMPGLGGVETVRRLLSADPGARIIMLTVAEDLDGVALAVAAGARGYLHKDASRAELRATVTQALADPTWRLAPRRLRSPDMGAAPTLTAREIQVLEGMSHGRSNAEIGRELFLSEDTVKTHARRLFKKLGASDRAHAVALGFRWGLVR; translated from the coding sequence ATGACATCCGTTCTCGTATGCGACGATTCCCCGCTTGCCCGGGAGGCGCTCCGCCGCGCGGTGGCGACCGTGCCCGGTGTCGACCGGGTGACCACTGCCACCAATGGCGAGGAGGTCCTGCGCCGCTGGGTGGCGGACCGCTCCGACCTCGTCCTGATGGACGTCCGGATGCCCGGACTCGGCGGGGTCGAGACGGTGCGGCGGCTGCTGTCCGCCGATCCGGGCGCCCGCATCATCATGCTGACGGTGGCCGAGGACCTCGACGGGGTGGCCCTCGCGGTGGCCGCCGGCGCCCGGGGCTATCTGCACAAGGACGCCTCCCGCGCCGAACTGCGGGCCACCGTCACCCAGGCGCTGGCCGACCCCACCTGGCGGCTCGCCCCGCGCCGGCTGCGCTCCCCGGACATGGGCGCCGCCCCCACCCTCACCGCCCGTGAGATCCAGGTGCTGGAGGGCATGAGCCACGGCCGCAGCAACGCGGAGATCGGCCGGGAGCTCTTCCTCTCCGAGGACACCGTGAAGACCCACGCCCGTCGGCTCTTCAAGAAGCTCGGCGCCTCCGACCGGGCGCATGCGGTCGCCCTGGGCTTCCGCTGGGGCCTGGTCCGCTGA
- a CDS encoding LysR family transcriptional regulator, giving the protein MIEARHLRVLRAVSRTGSFSAAARELGCTQPAISQQMRALEKSVETPLVVRCGRGMQLTDAGQALLRHANGILAGLTAAEEEVAAIAGLRAGRVRLVSFPTASSTLVPRAVAEVRAGHPGVRVSLVEAEPPESLAMLRGGECEVALAFRYPGTPAPVGTSAGAPAGPPPPAVAAHGTRREARAEAALEAAASAAAGDWSDLVVRPLLDDPLVGLVPTGHPLAARGADHPVDLPELAREQWIAGCPQCRGHLVELCGRAGFEPRIDFATDDYPAVVGLVAAGLGVAVLPGLALESVRHSGVTMVRLAPRAARQVVALTLPDLAAVPAVELMLDRLGRVAAERTAHAAG; this is encoded by the coding sequence GTGATCGAGGCGCGTCATCTCCGAGTCCTGCGGGCCGTCTCCCGGACCGGTTCCTTCTCCGCCGCCGCCCGTGAGCTGGGCTGCACCCAGCCCGCGATCAGCCAGCAGATGAGGGCGCTGGAGAAGTCCGTGGAGACGCCGCTGGTGGTGCGCTGCGGCCGGGGGATGCAGCTCACCGACGCCGGGCAGGCGCTGCTCAGGCACGCCAATGGCATCCTCGCCGGGCTCACCGCCGCCGAGGAGGAGGTCGCCGCCATCGCCGGGCTGCGCGCCGGGCGGGTGCGGCTGGTCTCCTTCCCCACCGCCAGCTCCACCCTGGTGCCGAGGGCGGTCGCGGAGGTCCGCGCCGGCCACCCCGGGGTGCGGGTCTCGCTGGTCGAGGCGGAGCCGCCGGAGTCGCTGGCGATGCTGCGCGGCGGCGAGTGCGAGGTGGCGCTCGCCTTCCGCTACCCGGGCACGCCCGCACCGGTCGGCACATCGGCCGGCGCACCGGCCGGGCCACCGCCGCCGGCCGTCGCCGCGCACGGCACCCGGCGTGAGGCGCGGGCCGAGGCCGCGCTGGAGGCCGCCGCCTCGGCCGCCGCCGGGGACTGGTCCGACCTGGTGGTGCGACCGCTGCTGGACGACCCGCTGGTGGGCCTGGTACCGACCGGCCATCCGCTGGCGGCGCGCGGCGCCGACCACCCGGTGGACCTGCCGGAGCTGGCCCGGGAGCAGTGGATCGCCGGGTGTCCGCAGTGCCGGGGCCATCTTGTCGAGCTGTGCGGCCGGGCCGGGTTCGAGCCCCGGATCGACTTCGCCACCGACGACTACCCGGCCGTGGTGGGCCTGGTCGCGGCGGGGCTGGGGGTGGCGGTGCTGCCGGGTCTGGCGCTGGAGTCGGTACGGCACTCCGGGGTCACCATGGTCCGGCTGGCCCCGAGGGCCGCCCGGCAGGTGGTGGCGCTGACCCTGCCGGACCTGGCGGCGGTGCCGGCGGTGGAGCTGATGCTGGACCGACTGGGCCGGGTGGCCGCCGAGCGTACGGCCCACGCGGCCGGGTGA
- a CDS encoding cell wall-binding repeat-containing protein, which produces MNHRLRRASVALASVLAVSAGTLSLTAGEAAAAGSWAASDGRLLGTDGSNLYRISPDGSGSRYLRQGTAPAWSPDGSRAALVDPYQSNELVTIRQDGAFEQRITQKNGGGAVSDPTFWYGGDSVVFRTGGRLRTAASDGSTWPQPLFAAKKAGCDSQPSGSDGPLLVFVRTGPDCSHTGAAAVWLYNDANGSFRKLAADATQPALSADATRVVFVRTVDGVRQLFSVRVDGTGLKQLTTDTTQHQRPSWSPKGDRIAYVATGTDQRHLELLDVATGAATAVPNSDGWTDVAWQPLRYNYVARVYGSGSVSTNVAASRWTWDSYGRKHVPGLLAAKSAVLVNGGSPSYALTASALAGTKQGPVLTTGAGSLSSAASGELKRVLRKGATVYLVGNTKVLSSKLSDQVKKLGYKPVRLSGGDRYAASVAVAKASTSKPQWVFLATGKDYHDALAAAAAAGSSSGSRAVVVLTDGRSLSGSVTAYLNKLSPKSTRMLPVGADARKALLGAYDHGKLPRWPNSWDYWYVGGSSHEAVAVNLANFWWSYTSTVGLAPGNDWQSGLNAGSAMSRFGPLLWSGTKTLPGMTRNYLINHAAGINSVAVISPYSKVPKDVVTAIGTAISADANWFRTVNYAGGAIPKSATTGAVARSATAGTGSAPAPSPAPARGPVAPDLSKAQRLTVG; this is translated from the coding sequence GTGAATCACCGTCTGCGTCGCGCCTCCGTGGCGCTCGCCTCCGTGCTCGCGGTCTCCGCGGGCACGCTCTCCCTCACCGCCGGTGAGGCGGCAGCGGCCGGCTCATGGGCCGCCTCGGACGGCCGGCTGCTCGGTACCGACGGCAGCAACCTCTACCGCATCTCACCCGACGGCTCCGGCTCCCGCTACCTGCGCCAGGGCACCGCCCCGGCATGGTCGCCGGACGGCAGCCGCGCGGCCCTCGTCGACCCGTACCAGAGCAACGAACTGGTGACGATCCGTCAGGACGGCGCGTTCGAGCAGCGCATCACCCAGAAGAACGGCGGCGGCGCGGTCTCCGACCCGACCTTCTGGTACGGCGGCGACAGCGTCGTCTTCCGGACCGGCGGCCGGCTGCGCACCGCCGCCTCCGACGGCTCCACCTGGCCGCAGCCGCTCTTCGCCGCCAAGAAGGCCGGCTGCGACTCGCAGCCCAGCGGCAGCGACGGCCCGCTGCTGGTCTTCGTCCGCACCGGCCCGGACTGCAGCCACACCGGAGCGGCGGCGGTCTGGCTGTACAACGACGCCAACGGCTCCTTCCGCAAGCTGGCCGCCGACGCGACCCAGCCGGCGCTCTCCGCCGACGCCACCCGGGTCGTCTTCGTGCGGACCGTCGACGGTGTCCGCCAGCTGTTCTCGGTCCGGGTCGACGGCACCGGGCTCAAGCAGCTGACCACGGACACCACCCAGCACCAGCGCCCGTCCTGGTCGCCCAAGGGCGACCGGATCGCCTATGTCGCCACCGGCACCGACCAGCGGCACCTGGAGCTGCTCGACGTCGCCACCGGCGCCGCCACCGCCGTCCCGAACAGCGACGGGTGGACCGACGTCGCCTGGCAGCCGCTGCGCTACAACTACGTCGCCCGGGTGTACGGCTCCGGCAGCGTCAGCACCAATGTCGCCGCCTCCCGCTGGACCTGGGACAGCTACGGCCGCAAGCACGTCCCCGGCCTGCTCGCCGCCAAGTCGGCCGTCCTGGTCAACGGCGGCTCGCCCTCCTACGCCCTGACCGCCTCCGCGCTGGCCGGTACCAAGCAGGGCCCGGTGCTCACCACCGGCGCCGGCTCGCTGAGCAGCGCCGCCTCCGGCGAGCTGAAGCGGGTGCTCCGCAAGGGCGCGACGGTCTACCTGGTCGGCAACACCAAGGTGCTGAGCAGCAAGCTGTCCGACCAGGTGAAGAAGCTCGGCTACAAGCCGGTCCGGCTGTCCGGCGGCGACCGCTACGCCGCCTCGGTGGCCGTGGCCAAGGCGTCCACCAGCAAGCCGCAGTGGGTCTTCCTGGCCACCGGCAAGGACTACCACGACGCGCTGGCCGCCGCCGCTGCGGCCGGTTCCTCCTCGGGCAGCCGGGCCGTGGTGGTGCTCACCGACGGGCGCAGCCTCAGCGGGTCGGTGACGGCCTACCTCAACAAGCTGAGCCCCAAGAGCACCCGGATGCTCCCGGTCGGCGCCGACGCGCGGAAGGCGCTGCTCGGCGCTTACGACCACGGCAAGCTCCCGCGCTGGCCGAACAGCTGGGACTACTGGTACGTCGGCGGCAGCAGCCATGAGGCGGTCGCCGTCAACCTGGCCAACTTCTGGTGGTCGTACACCAGCACCGTGGGGCTGGCCCCCGGCAACGACTGGCAGTCCGGGCTGAACGCCGGTTCGGCGATGTCCCGCTTCGGTCCGCTGCTGTGGAGCGGTACCAAGACGCTGCCCGGCATGACCCGGAACTACCTGATCAACCATGCCGCAGGGATCAACAGCGTGGCGGTGATCAGCCCGTACAGCAAGGTGCCCAAGGACGTGGTGACCGCCATCGGCACCGCCATCAGCGCCGACGCCAACTGGTTCCGCACGGTGAACTACGCCGGCGGCGCCATCCCCAAGAGCGCCACCACCGGCGCGGTCGCCCGCTCGGCCACCGCGGGCACCGGGAGCGCCCCCGCCCCGTCCCCCGCCCCGGCCCGGGGCCCGGTGGCACCGGACCTCTCCAAGGCGCAGCGGCTGACCGTGGGCTGA